The following are encoded in a window of Providencia rettgeri genomic DNA:
- the crp gene encoding cAMP-activated global transcriptional regulator CRP: MVLGKPQTDPTLEWFLSHCHIHKYPSKSTLIHQGEKAETLYYIVKGSVAVLIKDEEGKEMILSYLNQGDFIGELGLFEEGQERTAWVRAKIACEVAEISYKKFRQLIQVNPDILMRLSAQMASRLQTTSEKVGNLAFLDVTGRIAQTLLNLAKQPDAMTHPDGMQIKITRQEIGQIVGCSRETVGRILKMLEDQNLISAHGKTIVVYGTR; this comes from the coding sequence ATGGTTCTCGGCAAGCCACAAACAGACCCTACTCTTGAATGGTTTTTGTCACACTGCCATATTCATAAGTATCCATCCAAGAGCACACTGATCCATCAGGGTGAGAAAGCAGAAACCCTTTACTACATAGTTAAAGGTTCAGTGGCTGTTTTAATCAAAGATGAAGAAGGCAAAGAAATGATCCTCTCCTACCTGAATCAGGGGGATTTCATTGGTGAGCTTGGATTATTTGAAGAAGGGCAAGAACGTACTGCGTGGGTTAGAGCAAAAATCGCCTGCGAAGTTGCTGAAATTTCTTACAAGAAATTCCGTCAATTGATTCAGGTTAATCCTGATATCTTAATGCGTCTCTCTGCGCAAATGGCAAGCCGCCTGCAAACAACGTCAGAAAAAGTGGGTAACCTCGCTTTCTTAGACGTTACAGGTCGTATCGCTCAAACGTTACTGAATCTCGCTAAACAACCTGATGCCATGACACATCCAGATGGGATGCAAATTAAAATCACCCGTCAGGAAATTGGTCAAATCGTTGGTTGTTCCCGTGAAACTGTCGGCCGTATTTTAAAAATGCTGGAAGATCAAAACTTAATCTCCGCACATGGTAAAACCATTGTTGTTTACGGCACACGATAA
- the adiA gene encoding arginine decarboxylase: MRALIVYTELTDEDSVISHAVARLASELNDEHVETVIIRDFEDGMAYIRSNTSIDCLLYGRDMSDKQEQAQAHQLITQLHRRQEDVPVFLLSDREEALTAFDRKMMEQVDEFAWILEDSADFIAGRVLAAIIRYRAQLLPPLMKSLIKYSDIHEYSWAAPGHQGGVGFTKTPAGRIYHDFFGENLFRTDIGIERVAVGSLLDHTGAFGECEKNAARIFGADQSYSVVVGTSGSNRTIMQACMTDEDVVVIDRNCHKSIEQGLILTGAKPVYMTPSRNRYGIIGPIYPKEMTPEAITEKIAQNPLTSDKIGKRPAYSVVTNCTYDGVCYHARKVQDLLDKSLDRIHFDEAWYGYARFNPIYHDHFAMRDEPRKGDEPTIFATHSTHKLLNALSQASFIHIRNGRNSIDFNRFNQAYHMHATTSPLYAICASNDIAADMMDGNSGRSLTDEVIREAIDFRQSLGYLYKEFLNDDEWFFKPWNQEMVKDPATGKRYAFEDAPVELLMKEQNCWVMNPEDKWHGFKDIPENWAMLDPIKVSILSPGMGDDGKLLDTGVPAALVTAWLNHYGIVPTRTTDFQIMFLFSMGITKGKWGTLVNALLSFKRHYDNNTGLKKVLPEVVESAPEIYGHMGLRDLGDKMFTYLQKNNPGGQLNQAYEQLPQVIMSPRDAYQEIVANRVEAVPLDKLAGRIAANSIIPYPPGIPMLLSGESFGDKNSPHIGYLHSLQAWDSEFPGFEHETEGTEIIDGQYYVMCVKH; encoded by the coding sequence ATGAGGGCGCTCATTGTTTATACTGAATTAACAGACGAAGATTCCGTGATCAGCCATGCTGTTGCAAGGCTTGCCAGTGAGTTGAACGATGAGCACGTTGAAACCGTGATTATCCGGGATTTTGAAGATGGCATGGCGTACATCCGCTCAAACACCAGTATCGATTGCTTGCTTTACGGCCGCGATATGTCGGATAAACAAGAACAAGCTCAAGCCCATCAATTAATTACCCAACTTCATCGTCGTCAAGAAGATGTCCCTGTATTTCTATTGAGTGATCGTGAAGAGGCACTAACCGCTTTCGACCGTAAAATGATGGAGCAAGTTGATGAGTTCGCATGGATTTTAGAAGACTCTGCCGACTTTATTGCTGGGCGAGTACTGGCTGCGATTATTCGCTATCGTGCGCAATTACTGCCACCATTAATGAAAAGCTTAATTAAATACAGTGATATACACGAATATTCGTGGGCGGCACCCGGGCACCAAGGTGGTGTTGGGTTTACCAAAACACCCGCTGGGCGCATTTATCATGATTTCTTTGGTGAAAATTTATTTCGGACAGATATTGGGATTGAGCGAGTCGCAGTCGGCTCATTACTCGATCACACAGGGGCATTCGGTGAGTGTGAAAAAAATGCGGCGCGCATCTTCGGTGCTGACCAATCTTACTCTGTGGTTGTTGGAACCTCTGGCTCCAATAGAACCATAATGCAAGCCTGTATGACCGATGAAGATGTCGTCGTCATCGACCGAAATTGCCATAAATCTATTGAACAGGGGCTGATCCTTACAGGGGCTAAGCCTGTGTACATGACACCAAGTCGCAACCGCTACGGGATTATTGGGCCAATCTACCCCAAAGAGATGACACCGGAAGCGATTACTGAAAAAATCGCGCAAAATCCGTTAACATCAGACAAAATCGGCAAACGTCCGGCTTATAGCGTGGTCACTAATTGTACCTATGATGGCGTGTGCTACCATGCTCGCAAGGTACAGGATTTGTTGGATAAATCATTGGATAGGATCCATTTTGATGAAGCATGGTATGGCTATGCGCGTTTTAACCCAATTTATCATGACCATTTTGCGATGCGAGATGAACCGCGTAAAGGTGATGAACCGACTATCTTTGCCACACATTCCACCCATAAATTATTGAATGCGTTATCCCAAGCCTCATTTATTCACATCAGAAACGGTCGTAACTCGATTGATTTTAATCGTTTTAATCAGGCTTACCATATGCATGCCACCACATCACCGTTGTATGCGATTTGTGCCTCAAATGATATTGCAGCGGATATGATGGATGGGAATAGTGGGCGTTCACTTACTGACGAAGTGATCCGTGAAGCTATCGATTTTCGTCAATCATTAGGTTATTTGTATAAAGAGTTTCTTAATGATGACGAATGGTTCTTTAAACCTTGGAATCAGGAGATGGTAAAAGATCCCGCAACAGGAAAACGCTACGCTTTTGAGGATGCACCCGTCGAATTACTGATGAAAGAGCAGAACTGCTGGGTAATGAACCCAGAAGATAAATGGCACGGCTTTAAAGATATTCCTGAAAACTGGGCTATGCTCGACCCAATTAAAGTCAGTATCTTATCACCGGGAATGGGGGACGATGGTAAATTATTGGATACAGGCGTCCCCGCAGCACTCGTGACCGCATGGCTAAACCATTATGGTATTGTGCCGACCCGGACAACCGATTTTCAGATTATGTTTTTGTTTTCCATGGGGATCACTAAAGGGAAATGGGGAACCTTGGTCAATGCGCTGCTCTCTTTTAAACGCCATTATGATAATAACACTGGGCTGAAGAAAGTGTTGCCAGAAGTGGTGGAAAGTGCCCCTGAAATTTATGGTCATATGGGATTACGTGACTTAGGGGATAAGATGTTTACCTACCTGCAAAAAAACAACCCTGGGGGGCAGCTTAATCAAGCGTATGAGCAACTCCCTCAAGTGATCATGAGCCCAAGGGACGCTTATCAAGAAATTGTTGCTAACCGCGTTGAGGCCGTTCCCCTTGATAAACTAGCGGGGCGTATCGCCGCTAACTCGATTATTCCATATCCGCCGGGTATTCCAATGTTGCTATCAGGGGAGAGTTTTGGTGATAAAAATAGCCCGCATATCGGTTACTTACATAGTCTCCAAGCATGGGACAGTGAGTTTCCTGGCTTTGAACATGAAACAGAAGGCACTGAAATTATTGATGGGCAGTATTATGTGATGTGTGTGAAACACTAA
- a CDS encoding OsmC family protein, with translation MEARVKWVEGLSFLGESASGHQVMMDGNAGDKAPSPMEMVLMAAGGCSAIDVVSILQKGRNDITDCEVKLTSQRREEAPRYFVKIHLHFIVTGNELTDKAVERAVQLSAEKYCSVALMLEKTVEVSHSFEIKNQK, from the coding sequence ATGGAAGCAAGAGTTAAATGGGTAGAAGGCCTCTCTTTTTTAGGTGAGTCAGCATCAGGTCATCAAGTGATGATGGACGGTAATGCTGGAGATAAAGCACCAAGCCCAATGGAGATGGTACTAATGGCTGCGGGCGGTTGCAGCGCCATCGACGTGGTATCTATCTTACAAAAAGGTCGTAATGATATTACCGACTGCGAAGTGAAATTAACCTCTCAGCGCCGTGAAGAAGCACCACGTTATTTCGTTAAAATTCATCTGCATTTTATTGTAACAGGAAATGAATTAACGGATAAAGCCGTTGAACGTGCAGTGCAACTTTCGGCTGAAAAATATTGTTCAGTGGCGTTAATGCTAGAAAAAACCGTTGAAGTGTCACATAGCTTTGAAATAAAAAACCAAAAATAA
- a CDS encoding YheU family protein — MIIPWRELAPETLENLIESYVLREGTDYGAQEKSLQEKVNDVKRQLVSGEIVLVWSQLHESVNFMPKAR; from the coding sequence ATGATTATTCCTTGGCGAGAACTTGCGCCTGAAACATTGGAAAATCTGATAGAAAGCTATGTGTTACGCGAAGGCACCGACTACGGTGCCCAAGAAAAAAGCCTGCAAGAGAAAGTAAACGATGTGAAACGGCAGTTAGTTTCTGGCGAAATTGTGCTAGTCTGGTCACAATTGCATGAATCGGTTAATTTCATGCCTAAAGCCCGCTAA
- a CDS encoding phosphoribulokinase — MSKKHPIIAITGSSGAGTTSTSQAFRKIFHQLNIQSATLEGDSFHRYTRPEMDMAIRKAREQGRHISYFGPEANDFALLEQTLVDYAKTGCGKSRKYLHTYDEAVPYGLQPGTFTPWEALPEKTDVLFYEGLHGGIVTPEHNVAQHVDLLVGVVPIVNLEWIQKLIRDTTERGHSREAVMDSVVRSMGDYINYITPQFSRTHINFQRVPTVDTSNPFSAKAIPSQDESFIVIRFRGLEQIDFPYLLSMISGSFISAMNTIVVPGGKLGLAMELIMTPIVEKLISRKHS; from the coding sequence ATGTCCAAAAAACATCCGATTATTGCCATCACTGGTTCAAGCGGTGCCGGCACAACCTCTACCAGCCAAGCATTCCGTAAAATATTTCACCAATTAAATATCCAATCTGCCACGCTAGAGGGCGATAGTTTCCACCGTTATACGCGCCCTGAAATGGATATGGCGATCCGCAAAGCGAGAGAACAAGGACGGCACATTAGCTACTTTGGTCCAGAAGCCAATGACTTTGCGCTACTTGAACAAACGCTGGTTGATTATGCTAAAACTGGCTGTGGAAAATCGCGAAAATACCTACATACCTACGATGAAGCGGTGCCTTATGGTTTACAACCGGGGACATTCACGCCTTGGGAAGCACTGCCTGAAAAAACCGATGTGCTATTTTATGAAGGTTTACACGGTGGGATAGTAACCCCCGAACACAATGTTGCCCAACATGTTGATTTATTAGTTGGCGTTGTACCTATCGTAAATTTGGAGTGGATACAAAAACTGATCCGCGATACGACAGAACGCGGGCACTCTCGAGAAGCTGTGATGGACTCAGTCGTGCGCTCGATGGGCGATTACATTAACTATATCACGCCACAATTTTCCCGTACGCATATTAACTTCCAACGCGTCCCCACGGTAGATACTTCAAACCCCTTTTCAGCGAAAGCCATTCCTTCACAAGATGAAAGTTTTATTGTTATTCGCTTTCGTGGGCTAGAACAGATCGATTTCCCCTATCTACTATCAATGATATCTGGCTCTTTCATCTCAGCAATGAATACGATTGTCGTACCCGGTGGGAAATTAGGTTTAGCGATGGAGTTAATTATGACGCCAATAGTCGAAAAATTAATTAGTCGAAAGCACAGCTAA
- a CDS encoding hydrolase, with protein MSENFRPISWAKNPHLQTLLPRIFRRTPKIKPFWQRLELPDGDFIDLAWSEKPELAAHKPRLVIFHGLEGNFKSPYAHGMLESAQNQGWLGVIMHFRGCSGEPNRQQRIYHSGETNDARYFLRWLKHTFGEAPTAAVGYSLGGNMLACYLAESGQNADVDAGVVVSAPLMLEACSLRMEKGISQFYQRYLLNGLKRNATRKLVRYPGSLPLNLLQLKQLKRIREFDDVITARIHGFDDATDYYQKCSALPKLAYITKPTLIIHAKDDPFMAPEVVPDLSHLPKNVEYQMTEHGGHVGFVSGSLRKPKMWLETRIPQWLTPYLNKEQK; from the coding sequence ATGTCAGAAAACTTTCGTCCGATAAGTTGGGCTAAGAATCCACACCTCCAAACGTTGTTGCCAAGAATTTTTCGCAGGACACCGAAAATTAAACCTTTTTGGCAGAGACTTGAATTGCCTGATGGCGATTTTATCGATCTCGCTTGGAGCGAAAAACCTGAGCTCGCAGCACACAAGCCGCGTTTAGTTATTTTTCATGGGTTAGAAGGCAATTTTAAAAGCCCCTATGCTCACGGCATGTTAGAAAGCGCACAGAACCAGGGCTGGTTAGGTGTGATCATGCATTTTCGTGGTTGTAGCGGCGAACCGAATCGCCAGCAGCGCATCTATCATTCAGGTGAAACTAATGATGCACGCTATTTCCTACGCTGGCTAAAACACACGTTTGGTGAAGCACCAACGGCGGCTGTAGGTTATTCCCTCGGCGGCAATATGTTAGCCTGTTACTTAGCTGAAAGTGGGCAAAATGCCGATGTAGATGCAGGCGTGGTGGTATCAGCGCCATTAATGTTAGAAGCTTGTTCATTACGTATGGAAAAAGGGATCTCCCAATTTTATCAACGCTATTTATTGAATGGCTTAAAGCGTAATGCGACTCGCAAACTGGTGCGCTACCCCGGTTCACTGCCATTAAATTTGTTACAACTAAAACAACTTAAACGCATTCGTGAGTTTGATGATGTTATCACCGCCCGTATTCATGGCTTTGATGATGCAACGGACTATTATCAAAAATGCAGTGCGCTTCCTAAGCTAGCCTATATCACCAAACCTACGTTAATCATTCATGCGAAAGATGATCCTTTTATGGCACCTGAAGTGGTCCCTGATTTATCACATCTGCCTAAAAATGTAGAGTACCAAATGACTGAACACGGTGGCCATGTGGGCTTTGTCAGTGGCTCGTTAAGAAAACCCAAAATGTGGCTAGAAACCCGAATTCCACAATGGCTAACCCCTTATTTAAATAAGGAACAAAAATGA
- the murQ gene encoding N-acetylmuramic acid 6-phosphate etherase: protein MTIDLSKMVTESRNAASTHIDQLPTLQMLQVINNEDKQVPLAVEKVLPEIAQLVDKVADAFLNGGRLIYSGAGTSGRLGILDASECPPTYGTPHEQVVGLIAGGHQAIFRAVENAEDKPELGEQDLKNIQFNEKDVLVGIAASGRTPYVLGALAYANAIGAATAAISCNPNSPIANAADIAITPVVGPEVVTGSSRMKAGTAQKLVLNMITTGAMIRIGKVFGNLMVDVEATNAKLIERQTKIVMEATDCDRTTAEAALQQCNRHCKTAILMVLSGLNADDARQLLSNNNGFIRTALNMASSA, encoded by the coding sequence ATGACTATCGACTTAAGCAAAATGGTAACGGAAAGCCGCAATGCTGCAAGCACGCATATTGACCAACTACCGACCTTGCAAATGCTGCAAGTGATCAATAACGAAGACAAACAAGTCCCTTTAGCGGTCGAAAAAGTCCTACCCGAAATTGCACAGTTGGTTGATAAAGTGGCAGATGCTTTTCTAAACGGTGGTCGGTTAATTTACTCAGGTGCAGGCACATCAGGGCGCTTAGGGATACTTGACGCCAGTGAGTGCCCGCCAACCTATGGCACACCTCATGAGCAAGTTGTTGGTCTTATTGCTGGCGGGCACCAAGCGATTTTCCGTGCGGTTGAAAACGCAGAAGATAAACCCGAACTCGGTGAGCAAGATCTGAAAAATATCCAGTTCAATGAAAAAGATGTGCTTGTTGGCATCGCGGCAAGTGGTCGTACTCCCTATGTGTTAGGTGCTTTAGCTTATGCAAACGCCATCGGTGCAGCCACCGCAGCCATTAGCTGTAATCCTAACAGCCCGATTGCTAATGCGGCAGATATCGCCATCACCCCTGTTGTCGGTCCAGAAGTGGTCACCGGCTCTTCACGAATGAAAGCAGGAACAGCCCAAAAATTAGTCCTAAATATGATCACCACCGGTGCAATGATCCGCATCGGTAAGGTATTTGGCAACTTAATGGTCGATGTTGAAGCCACTAATGCCAAGTTAATTGAAAGACAAACTAAAATTGTCATGGAGGCAACAGACTGCGACCGAACCACCGCAGAAGCGGCACTTCAACAATGTAATAGACACTGTAAGACCGCCATTTTGATGGTGTTATCCGGTTTGAATGCCGATGATGCGCGTCAACTGCTCTCAAACAATAACGGTTTTATTCGTACAGCACTCAATATGGCATCCTCCGCCTAA
- the murP gene encoding PTS N-acetylmuramic acid transporter subunit IIBC, whose amino-acid sequence MAKITTEMMQQILQQVGGRRNIKLAGNCMTRLRLTLNNDQLVDKAALKQIAGVLGVIESDEQLQIVLGPGKAQTAADLMNKILEDGEDDTDVTPHQTQNLNEIASANKQQLKKKQTSAVHRFLSKFATIFTPLIPGFIGAGLLMGIASLLGLLVTNENLFPPDSQQLGWLKSAIAYLAVFGKGLFTFMGLLIGYNAQKAFGGSGVNGAIIAALFILGYDPEATKGFYSGMSNFFGWHIDPRGNIIGILIACIFGAWVEKHVRKIIPSSLDIILTSTITLLIVGAATFIFIMPIGVWLFDGMSWLFMHLNGNPIGTAILAGLFLIAVMFGVHQGFIPVYVALVDAQGFNSLFPILAMAGAGQVGAALALYVKAKKGSVTRGQIGGALFPGFLGIGEPLIYGVTLPRVKPFITACFGGAAGGFFIGAVAWMGLPVGLNTVFGPSGLIAIPLMTSGQGVLAGMAVYIGGVLVSYVCGFLFTYLFGSKGVDLS is encoded by the coding sequence ATGGCTAAAATAACAACAGAAATGATGCAGCAGATCCTGCAACAGGTCGGAGGTCGTCGCAATATTAAGTTAGCGGGCAACTGCATGACCCGCTTACGACTCACACTCAACAATGACCAACTGGTCGATAAAGCCGCACTCAAACAAATTGCTGGCGTGCTCGGTGTTATCGAGAGTGACGAACAACTGCAAATTGTTCTCGGCCCCGGTAAAGCCCAAACCGCCGCCGACTTAATGAACAAGATATTAGAAGATGGAGAAGATGATACCGATGTAACACCTCATCAAACTCAAAATCTTAACGAAATTGCGTCTGCCAATAAGCAACAACTGAAAAAGAAACAAACCAGTGCAGTACACCGTTTTCTATCAAAATTTGCCACGATATTTACCCCATTAATTCCTGGATTTATTGGGGCGGGTCTATTGATGGGGATCGCCTCATTGCTCGGGTTGCTAGTCACCAATGAAAACCTGTTCCCACCAGATTCCCAACAGTTGGGCTGGCTAAAAAGCGCTATTGCCTACCTAGCCGTATTTGGTAAAGGATTATTTACCTTTATGGGACTTTTAATTGGCTATAATGCCCAAAAAGCCTTTGGGGGAAGCGGCGTTAACGGCGCAATTATTGCCGCCTTGTTTATTTTAGGCTATGACCCAGAAGCAACAAAAGGCTTCTATTCGGGGATGTCGAACTTCTTTGGTTGGCACATCGATCCTCGCGGTAATATTATTGGGATTTTAATCGCCTGTATTTTTGGTGCGTGGGTTGAGAAACACGTTCGCAAAATTATTCCATCCAGCCTTGATATTATTTTAACCTCAACCATTACTCTGTTAATTGTAGGTGCAGCAACCTTTATCTTTATCATGCCAATTGGTGTTTGGCTGTTTGACGGAATGTCGTGGTTATTTATGCACTTAAACGGTAACCCAATTGGAACCGCTATCTTGGCTGGGCTATTCTTAATTGCAGTCATGTTTGGTGTTCATCAAGGGTTTATCCCTGTTTATGTCGCTTTAGTGGACGCACAAGGGTTTAACTCGTTATTTCCGATACTGGCGATGGCAGGTGCAGGCCAAGTGGGTGCCGCACTCGCTTTATATGTGAAAGCAAAAAAAGGCTCTGTGACACGAGGGCAAATTGGCGGGGCGCTGTTCCCCGGCTTCTTAGGCATCGGCGAGCCATTAATTTATGGCGTTACGCTGCCTCGCGTCAAACCATTCATCACCGCCTGCTTTGGTGGTGCGGCTGGCGGATTCTTTATCGGTGCCGTCGCATGGATGGGTTTACCCGTCGGTTTAAATACGGTGTTTGGCCCGTCAGGACTCATTGCTATTCCATTAATGACCTCTGGACAAGGTGTCCTTGCAGGGATGGCGGTGTACATCGGGGGCGTACTGGTTTCGTATGTGTGCGGCTTCCTCTTTACATACCTGTTTGGAAGTAAAGGTGTGGATTTAAGTTAA
- a CDS encoding LysE family translocator, translating into MTLGLIFSLFTFLFIAAVTPGPNNMLLTSSAANYGFRRTIALCLGIMLGMQSILYLSAFGIAALLLLYPAIHIVLKIAGSLYLLWLAWKTATANYAPLKANSEVAKSVTWYQGGLLQFLNPKAWMMGLGAVGGFSLPGELFTQSIIVMSIAFVVVNLVAGLIWMGFGSLISLFLRSRQAWFIFNWVMGSLTALCVPLIWLE; encoded by the coding sequence ATGACACTAGGGCTGATTTTTTCACTTTTTACATTTCTATTCATTGCAGCAGTCACACCCGGCCCTAACAACATGTTGCTGACCTCAAGCGCAGCAAATTATGGCTTTCGTCGCACAATCGCATTATGTCTAGGGATTATGCTAGGTATGCAATCCATACTTTACCTATCTGCATTTGGTATTGCTGCGCTTTTACTGCTATATCCTGCGATCCATATTGTCTTAAAAATTGCAGGAAGCCTTTATTTATTGTGGCTTGCATGGAAAACCGCCACAGCAAATTATGCCCCACTTAAGGCAAATAGCGAAGTGGCAAAAAGTGTGACTTGGTATCAAGGTGGTTTATTGCAATTTTTAAACCCAAAAGCATGGATGATGGGGTTAGGTGCAGTGGGGGGATTTAGCTTACCTGGTGAGTTATTTACTCAGTCTATTATAGTGATGAGCATCGCTTTTGTGGTTGTCAATTTGGTTGCGGGGCTTATCTGGATGGGGTTTGGTTCATTAATTAGCTTATTTTTACGCAGTCGCCAAGCTTGGTTTATTTTTAACTGGGTTATGGGGAGCTTAACAGCTTTATGCGTCCCTCTGATTTGGCTAGAGTGA
- a CDS encoding MurR/RpiR family transcriptional regulator — protein MTLLDIITYSLPRLAENQRKIAQFILENPENILSLSSSELAERLSVSQSAIVKFSQKIGVKGYPALKLALSEIIGRQKLHEGAAHTALHNRIAPNDNLMVVAQKLAMEKQHSITETTKHIDFKQFEKVVALIEKSTRVQIVGIGGSGLTAKDLSYKLQKIGITTLVEFDHHVQIATALTLNSNDVQIVISFTGKRKDMLSAATIARKQGASIISITRDRHSPLAQLSDYILESIAEEDEWRSSSISSRTAQNTITDLIFMALLQKRETKAKSLVMNARMAINKLDE, from the coding sequence ATGACATTATTAGACATCATCACCTATTCGCTACCGCGATTAGCTGAAAACCAACGGAAAATTGCGCAATTTATCCTCGAAAACCCAGAAAATATACTGAGTTTGTCTTCATCTGAACTGGCTGAGCGTTTAAGTGTCAGTCAGTCTGCTATTGTGAAGTTTAGCCAAAAAATCGGTGTTAAGGGGTATCCCGCGCTGAAATTGGCGCTGAGTGAAATTATCGGTCGCCAAAAACTTCATGAAGGGGCGGCTCATACGGCATTACATAATCGGATTGCACCGAATGATAACTTGATGGTGGTGGCACAAAAGCTGGCAATGGAGAAGCAACACTCGATTACTGAAACGACAAAACATATTGATTTTAAACAGTTTGAAAAGGTTGTGGCGTTAATCGAGAAATCGACGCGGGTACAGATAGTCGGTATTGGCGGTTCAGGACTGACGGCGAAGGACTTAAGCTACAAGTTGCAAAAAATTGGCATCACCACCTTGGTGGAATTTGACCATCATGTGCAAATTGCTACGGCTTTAACGTTAAATTCCAATGACGTACAAATTGTGATCTCTTTTACGGGCAAACGAAAAGACATGTTGAGCGCGGCAACAATTGCTCGTAAGCAGGGCGCTTCAATTATCTCAATAACGCGTGATCGACATTCTCCCTTAGCACAACTTTCTGATTACATTCTTGAAAGTATCGCTGAAGAAGATGAGTGGCGTAGTTCATCTATTTCTTCTCGAACAGCGCAAAATACTATAACAGACTTAATTTTTATGGCATTGCTACAAAAACGCGAAACCAAAGCAAAATCGTTAGTTATGAATGCGAGGATGGCTATTAATAAGTTGGATGAATAG
- a CDS encoding aspartate aminotransferase family protein: MTEQQSVNRQTFDQVMLPIFSPAEFIPVKGEGSRVWDQQGKEYIDFAGGIAVLALGHCHPSLVAAVREQSEKLWHVSNIFTNEQALKLAQKITQATFADRAFFVNSGSEANEAAFKLARRYAITKYSPYKTKIIAFKQGFHGRTLFTVSVGGQAKYADGFGPKPADIIHVPFNDLDAVKAVIDENTCAVVLEPVQGEGGVTAATSEFLQGVRKLCDENNALLIFDEVQSGMGRTGKLFAYMHYGVTPDILTTAKALGGGFPISAMITTEEIAKTMEVGSHGTTYGGNPLACAVGNAAFDIINTEEVLSGVEKRRELFVSHLNKLNEKYGIFSEIRGMGLLIGAELDGRLLNRSKDILQASAVEGLMMLNAGTNVLRFTPSLIISEEEINSGMAKLDAAIGKLLG, encoded by the coding sequence ATGACAGAACAACAATCAGTAAATCGGCAGACTTTTGATCAAGTCATGTTGCCTATTTTTTCGCCAGCAGAGTTTATTCCAGTGAAGGGTGAAGGAAGCCGTGTATGGGATCAACAAGGTAAAGAATATATTGATTTTGCAGGTGGGATTGCAGTTTTAGCTTTAGGACATTGCCATCCGAGCTTAGTTGCTGCGGTTCGTGAGCAAAGTGAAAAACTTTGGCACGTCAGTAATATTTTTACAAATGAGCAGGCGCTTAAGTTAGCGCAAAAGATCACCCAAGCAACATTTGCCGATCGTGCATTCTTTGTTAACTCAGGTTCTGAAGCGAATGAAGCGGCATTTAAACTAGCGCGCCGTTATGCCATCACAAAATATAGCCCTTATAAAACGAAAATTATCGCATTTAAGCAGGGGTTTCATGGCCGAACCTTATTTACTGTTTCGGTAGGAGGGCAAGCTAAATATGCCGATGGCTTTGGGCCAAAGCCTGCCGATATTATCCATGTGCCTTTTAATGACCTTGACGCGGTTAAAGCGGTGATTGATGAAAATACCTGTGCGGTTGTTTTAGAGCCCGTACAAGGCGAAGGTGGCGTCACTGCGGCGACTTCAGAATTCCTGCAAGGAGTTCGTAAGCTGTGTGATGAAAATAATGCCTTATTAATTTTCGATGAAGTGCAAAGCGGTATGGGGCGTACAGGGAAATTATTTGCTTATATGCACTATGGTGTGACACCCGATATTTTAACTACGGCAAAAGCACTGGGCGGCGGTTTTCCAATTAGTGCAATGATCACCACAGAAGAAATCGCGAAAACCATGGAAGTCGGTTCCCATGGTACGACTTACGGGGGGAATCCATTAGCTTGTGCTGTCGGTAATGCCGCATTCGATATTATTAATACTGAAGAGGTCTTAAGCGGTGTTGAAAAACGCCGTGAGCTATTTGTTTCTCATCTTAATAAACTTAATGAAAAATATGGTATTTTTTCTGAGATCAGAGGCATGGGACTATTAATCGGTGCTGAATTAGATGGCAGGCTATTGAACCGTTCGAAAGATATTTTGCAAGCCAGCGCAGTGGAAGGCCTGATGATGCTAAATGCAGGTACTAACGTACTGCGTTTTACGCCTTCACTGATTATTTCTGAAGAAGAAATTAATAGTGGAATGGCGAAGTTAGATGCGGCGATTGGGAAGTTGCTGGGTTAG